From the Theileria equi strain WA chromosome 4 map unlocalized gcontig_1105316255041, whole genome shotgun sequence genome, one window contains:
- a CDS encoding hypothetical protein (encoded by transcript BEWA_048590A) codes for MTAKVSLDIGPIAFKNGTNGIKREKIKDNKLKYHKYEYKSSDGSSFILTKLLYNNNHLVNLIFVPDLIVNKVVTYFNTSNKVLLLISLENNEKCYYYVNKNAKNSTNGHGRFSSFITLDKGSLRNDEIEYILNTLTENAHFDASTLYKSLKGKLQYLTKDITIDLTRTFTVDNKNIGSYDSGYGLIHYKRFIRTGYTIVQHYAKFDFRVRRIKFDGDHFIESYLFLPPEDDLIESIEVYYNGNSSTKYPLSICFLYNGIVKKWILRNSGDINWTILDTKSGNLEGELNTLNVVGILSARSIPKVLIDLSRDSSYKPRDNTIDFYVAKEEVEIPNLFKLKHYRIESDESGNAPFKVHGVMHGTIPLVGIKSNDKLESVSAYYYGTSIAVDKLLLVELRSQNGDTFRYYERTDKKGESMWSTSPESGGRTTQVNGNELNIELERLKKEYILDLPRIDSSNSSSGAIAGAVIGGLACVVALGVLIWKVGPSVRIYMASRRQTLL; via the coding sequence ATGACTGCTAAAGTGAGTCTAGACATTGGACCGATAGCATTTAAGAATGGAACTAACGGCATAAAACGTGAAAAGATAAAAGACAACAAGCTAAAATATCATAAATATGAGTATAAAAGTTCTGATGGGTCATCATTCATACTCACAAAACTCCTGTACAACAATAACCATTTGGTCAATCTAATTTTCGTTCCTGACTTGATTGTGAATAAAGTTGTAACGTATTTTAATACCAGTAATAAAGTACTACTTCTCATTAGTCTTGAGAATAACGAAAAGTGTTACTACTACGTAAATAAAAACGCTAAAAATTCCACAAACGGTCACGGCAGATTTAGTAGTTTTATTACACTTGATAAAGGGTCACTtagaaatgatgaaatcGAGTATATACTGAATACTCTCACTGAAAATGCCCATTTTGATGCTTCAACCCTGTATAAAAGTCTGAAAGGTAAATTGCAGTACCTTACGAAGGATATCACGATTGACCTCACTAGAACATTTACAGTTGATAATAAGAATATTGGAAGCTATGACTCTGGATATGGACTGATACATTACAAAAGGTTTATACGCACAGGTTATACAATCGTTCAACATTACGCCAAATTCGATTTTAGAGTTAGAAGGATAAAGTTTGATGGTGACCATTTTATAGAGTCATATCTCTTTTTACCTCCTGAAGACGATTTGATAGAGAGTATAGAGGTATATTACAACGGTAATTCATCAACTAAATACCCCCTTTCGATATGTTTCTTGTATAATGGAATAGTCAAAAAGTGGATCTTGAGAAACTCTGGAGACATTAACTGGACAATTCTTGATACTAAATCTGGAAATCTGGAGGGTGAATTAAATACTCTTAATGTTGTTGGGATTCTTAGTGCTCGTTCAATTCCAAAGGTGCTTATAGATCTCTCCAGAGATTCTTCATATAAACCCAGGGATAACACCATAGACTTTTATGTTGCCAAGGAAGAGGTTGAAATTCCCAATTTATTCAAGTTAAAACATTACAGAATTGAGAGTGATGAGTCCGGAAATGCTCCATTCAAAGTCCACGGTGTCATGCATGGAACTATTCCACTTGTTGGTATAAAATCAAATGACAAGTTGGAGAGTGTTTCTGCCTACTACTACGGAACTAGTATTGCGGTTGACAAGCTTCTCCTGGTTGAACTGAGATcacaaaatggagatacATTCAGGTACTATGAGAGAACTGATAAGAAGGGAGAGTCCATGTGGTCCACCTCTCCTGAATctggaggaagaactaCTCAAGTTAATGGTAATGAACTAAATATTGAATTGGAAAGGCTAAAGAAGGAGTACATTCTCGACTTACCTCGTATAGATTCCTCTAATTCTTCCAGCGGTGCTATAGCTGGCGCCGTCATTGGTGGCCTGGCCTGTGTAGTGGCTCTTGGTGTTCTAATATGGAAGGTTGGGCCATCAGTGAGAATCTACATGGCCAGTAGAAGACAAACACTCTTGTAG
- a CDS encoding hypothetical protein (encoded by transcript BEWA_048560A): MRLALALDELQCGPEFNQINFLYKQVAACKTTQCRRGNKMPSTKQGGNKTMALIVIVEERAPEEKLEDIFGRFIGILIKRIKVSNGQIIKVRSKIQSKIIFIKACSDYPPKPTDLP; the protein is encoded by the coding sequence ATGAGGTTAGCGTTAGccctggacgaattgcaatgcggacctgaatttaatcaaATAAACtttttatataaacaggtggctgcttgtaaaactacccagtgtagacggggAAACAAAATGCCTTCTACAAAGCAAGGTGGTAATAAAACAatggcgcttatagtaatcgtcGAAGAAAgagctccagaagaaaagctggaagacatcTTTGGGAGATTTATTGGAATCCTCATaaagaggataaaagtctcaaatggtcaaataatcaaggtcaggtcgaaaaTACAGTCGAAAatcatatttataaaggcctgttctgattatcccccaaaacctacggaTCTTCcgtag
- a CDS encoding hypothetical protein (encoded by transcript BEWA_048600A) — MTAGRKASVYIFKFPGGKDVKHDGGNKYHYCDKENDGERVDITLETDPVKFPGYNKLVHKPFTSGVKIQSIKYYEEASGDFNYSLDKCTSVSVYYWERDDGYEKLLLLEVETTDNGKKYYVMGKTTEWKDTNIQHDDLFTLLERENCTMNKAHHINISKKDGQPYDCHSCDHQIRASSFNFKGEYRKVTHEPNDGYVGRITDGEGNINEIDLPADVTTVEVYWYPNLSEGPILIEVKGVLEKGDTSIRLSEWYRLSTNGKTWRTTDPPRGRLEGSDPVLALLHQIDRELNPHFYLSSTGKYYKPNVSHVIISTGVVVGTLIVVCYLLFSGWKLNKMSMSYLINQSLSL, encoded by the coding sequence ATGACAGCTGGGAGGAAGGCCTCGGTTTACATATTCAAATTTCCCGGAGGTAAAGACGTTAAACATGATGGTGGAAATAAATATCACTATTGTGAcaaagaaaatgatggtGAAAGAGTGGATATAACCCTGGAAACGGATCCTGTAAAGTTCCCGGGGTATAACAAACTGGTTCACAAGCCCTTTACTTCAGGGGTAAAGATTCAGAGTATCAAGTATTATGAGGAAGCCTCAGGTGACTTTAATTATTCCTTGGATAAATGTACTAGCGTCTCTGTCTATTACTGGGAAAGGGATGATGGTTATGAGAAACTGTTACTCCTGGAGGTAGAAACTACTGACAATGGAAAGAAATACTACGTCATGGGAAAGACAACTGAGTGGAAAGATACCAATATACAACATGATGACCTCTTTACATTGCTTGAAAGAGAAAACTGTACTATGAACAAAGCCCATCACATCAATATTTCCAAGAAAGACGGACAACCTTATGATTGTCATTCATGTGATCACCAAATAAGAGCTAGCTCTTTTAATTTCAAGGGTGAATATAGAAAAGTTACCCACGAACCTAATGATGGGTATGTTGGAAGGATAACGGATGGTGAAGGGAATATTAACGAAATAGATCTACCTGCGGATGTTACGACTGTTGAAGTTTACTGGTACCCAAATCTATCAGAAGGACCGATTCTCATTGAGGTAAAGGGAGTTTTGGAAAAGGGTGATACTTCTATAAGACTGTCAGAGTGGTACAGACTTTCTACAAATGGTAAAACCTGGAGAACAACGGACCCACCTAGAGGCCGTTTGGAGGGCAGTGATCCGGTTTTAGCGCTCCTACATCAAATTGACAGGGAGCTTAACCCTCACTTTTATCTCAGTAGCACTGGAAAGTATTACAAACCGAATGTATCCCATGTAATCATATCCACTGGAGTTGTCGTTGGGACTTTAATTGTGGTCTGCTACCTCCTGTTTTCAGGCTGGAAGCTGAACAAGATGTCAATGAGTTATCTCATAAATCAGAGCCTTTCATTATAA
- a CDS encoding conserved hypothetical protein (encoded by transcript BEWA_048550A): MSTMASQAEGKSNTNQKVAAFMAAFALSQLPRLAVSAGKFSAVRFRISSSYIPLFLNQMIISYRIAALLGTMVMNGLVLGSSTFKDRLNIVSSICTSSMSLCYAVTLVTFYTGGDQGYITAYYWSIVLTSFMYGCTVVSVTTLASSEIAAYLAAIPAACIVSSSYHLSFVKFGNKFRLQNINYWVVVWQIIIAICLAVIAAGIWIPAYGTEKAAGSGTSTQEDDFWTGLSLSGSPLFLAAFGYGLQYAFYPAIAPYKLAGIQKGFYISLALLYTGAIPPAILLYLKEAKKGPDRKWDSVNIWWHYSWLFFVLEVTCAYIFTIILHYPDGFIARTLRHSTILLTLVIVLYDMCVHTTRGIGSNGASRQTKNNDGKKNPKMATLNTLLYSITQLIFAFLGNGYLKTYRQAEKDLDNWPTKHYGTLKSFRYWLGCSTKCACKNLVTAFTTDVRGSIVEKREFLYIVYSDDTDNSSKPPKTKNPTVMKIVYDI; the protein is encoded by the coding sequence ATGAGCACAATGGCTAGCCAAGCGGAAGGTAAAAGTAATACTAACCAGAAGGTGGCAGCCTTTATGGCTGCCTTTGCCTTATCCCAGTTACCTCGTTTAGCAGTTTCGGCTGGTAAGTTTTCTGCTGTAAGGTTCAGGATCAGTTCCAGCTATATTCCTCTCTTCCTCAATCAGATGATTATCTCATATAGGATTGCTGCTTTACTTGGGACAATGGTGATGAATGGTTTAGTTCTTGGttcttctacatttaaGGATCGTCTGAATATTGTGTCTTCCATATGTACTTCTTCAATGTCCCTTTGTTATGCTGTAACGTTAGTGACATTCTACACTGGAGGAGACCAAGGGTACATCAcagcttattactggagtatTGTATTGACGTCATTCATGTACGGTTGTACTGTTGTCTCTGTAACAACTTTGGCGTCGAGCGAAATCGCGGCGTATCTAGCGGCTATACCAGCGGCATGTATCGTTTCTTCTTCGTACCATCTCTCATTTGTAAAGTTTGGGAACAAATTTCGACTTCAGAATATAAACTACTGGGTAGTAGTATGGCAAATTATCATTGCTATTTGTTTAGCAGTAATTGCTGCAGGAATTTGGATACCTGCGTACGGTACTGAAAAGGCCGCTGGTTCTGGTACTAGTACTCAAGAAGATGATTTTTGGACTGGTTTGAGCCTGTCTGGATCACCACTATTTTTGGCTGCATTTGGTTATGGACTACAGTATGCCTTCTACCCTGCTATTGCTCCTTATAAACTTGCTGGTATTCAAAAGGGTTTTTACATTTCCTTGGCACTGCTTTATACTGGAGCAATACCACCTGCAATTCTACTATATCTAAAGGAGGCAAAGAAGGGTCCAGACAGGAAGTGGGATAGTGTAAATATTTGGTGGCATTATTCTTGGCTCTTTTTTGTTCTAGAGGTGACATGTGCATACATTTTCACGATTATATTGCACTATCCAGATGGGTTTATAGCCAGAACACTTCGGCATAGCACTATACTCCTCACACTTGTTATTGTCTTGTATGATATGTGTGTACATACTACTAGGGGTATTGGATCTAACGGGGCCTCCAGACAAACCAAGAATAATGATGGTAAGAAAAACCCTAAAATGGCTACATTAAACACATTACTTTATTCTATAACGCAGTTGATATTCGCCTTTCTGGGTAATGGTTATCTCAAGACATACAGACAGGCAGAGAAGGATCTAGACAACTGGCCTACAAAACACTATGGAACCTTGAAGTCTTTCAGATATTGGCTTGGGTGCTCCACCAAGtgtgcatgcaaaaatCTTGTGACGGCCTTCACTACAGACGTCAGAGGATCTATCGTTGAAAAGAGGGAGTTTCTCTATATTGTCTATTCTGATGACACTGATAATAGTAGCAAGCCTCCTAAGACGAAAAATCCTACAGTAATGAAGATAGTTTATGACATATAA
- a CDS encoding BT1 folate/biopterin transporter family protein (encoded by transcript BEWA_048630A), translated as MVFAFMSDSFPIFGSKRKSYLVLGSLVLMSSLVILGTSTDQGIVATTFLLAMCSLGMTLCNVVSEALLVESGASKSDYQVTNSVSIYYIARRLVWVSMVYLSAILMMSMSKRRVFLLSAVIPSVVLVVALFVRERQVRRPPTVGHQVSNFVTFTQIPEIRKPAFFLFLISVAPTSGIAMFYFMTEGLKFEPELFGRLAVIQTVASIVGIYCSSRWLKRADPRLFFMFSTLLIATFSFFSLVVVKRWNVKLGLPDAIFVITDNIIVELVTEIYALPIYAMVTRICPEGIESSVYSMLWSVQVIGGNVNVYLSCLTMYMFGLDGKHFERLASFLVMCTILHLLPILFVWMIPGRTSGAELDV; from the exons ATGGTCTTTGCATTCATGAGCGATTCATTTCCCATATTTGGGAGCAAGAGAAAAAGTTACTTGGTGCTTGGGTCCTTGGTCTTGATGTCATCCCTGGTGATACTTGGAACCTCAACTGACCAGGGAATTGTCGCAACGACATTCCTTTTGGCCATGTGCTCACTCGGAATGACg CTTTGTAACGTGGTTAGTGAAGCTCTATTGGTTGAGTCTGGAGCATCCAAATCTGATTACCAGGTCACAAACTCAGTCTCAATCTACTACATTGCTCGGAGACTGGTTTGGGTTTCCATGGTCTACTTATCGGCAATCCTGATGATGAGCATGTCAAAGAGGAGGGTATTCTTGCTATCGGCAGTTATACCAAGTGTAGTCTTGGTTGTCGCGCTCTTTGTTCGCGAACGTCAGGTCCGTAGACCTCCAACTGTTGGTCACCAAGTCTCAAACTTTGTCACCTTTACGCAAATCCCAGAGATCAGAAAGCCCGCATTCTTTCTATTCCTCATTTCAGTCGCTCCAACTAGCGGAATTGCAATGTTTTATTTCATGACTGAGGGCCTAAAATTTGAACCGGAGCTGTTTGGAAGGCTGGCGGTAATTCAAACGGTGGCAAGCATAGTTGGCATTTACTGCAGTTCAAGATGGTTAAAGCGAGCTGATCCGAGACTATTCTTCATGTTCTCAACTCTTCTGATTGCCACATTCTCCTTCTTCAGCCTGGTAGTTGTTAAGCGGTGGAACGTGAAGTTGGGCCTTCCAGACGCCATCTTTGTGATTACGGACAACATCATCGTGGAACTGGTGACGGAGATTTATGCGCTTCCGATATACGCGATGGTTACACGGATATGCCCCGAGGGGATCGAGTCGAGTGTCTACTCTATGCTGTGGAGCGTACAAGTGATTGGTGGAAATGTGAACGTCTACCTCTCATGTCTGACAATGTACATGTTCGGGCTCGACGGCAAGCACTTTGAGCGCCTGGCCTCCTTTCTCGTAATGTGTACAATTCTGCATTTACTGCCGATCCTGTTCGTATGGATGATCCCAGGAAGGACGAGCGGAGCTGAGCTCGATGTGTAA
- a CDS encoding conserved hypothetical protein (encoded by transcript BEWA_048580A) produces the protein MNVIALFLLIQTVLQACASPVNLDVGSTNHPDFFLETEQECTLTRSVYRPKRGRAEVRVSHRGGLLWSTGEKDECVNVQVFSRDKLPLFLHIVFTRNDVLEDAYYVYKKKWEMCNENAFKEALERERIQTLKIDSPNPLLGTLQRNDTLIGEETFVSDDKCSIGKVEHNGKTLWEGRRGDSFLSYMLISENGKASLLNLMYKRDGKQFELYYHYSGDWIAYTGEYRDAFDKREKNILEINFPNSLLGNLTKYGDPAYEAIFISNNEFRITKLRDNGITIWEAKEGECFIYSKQFLDNGKATLLQLVSTSSKYFYELSDGTWKKITKKEFEQQSMVKMAIDVGNRKNGAYKVFEHQFLNVPATKFTSNTNTRLVYDSGRLVYKVRSGFKLNKVTLYNTGTHILMDINYTEFDEENHAHFIKTNGLWKTILGTDFDKILQRVTTPIIPNQISLDIRIPDERICRIENTGDPVCERVIIPKNEYRVTKVTDGKNTIWEASGDKHILKATVYLENGQPVLLTLKHSNVERNYKFSNGSWSKVSCNCTFNRKVKGLKGRVASKVMDERKTIDVNKRESTFYSCSEYIECGIPTVSFTPREKVMAIKDGHNIIHRFEKEVENPTIRLHVAKYLKLLAVSYLQHNRFKSNATINLHFENVHGIWRSIDHDRFTELFRDASEKLIADALEKDTENTLANSRKGSKSLERSHYKDCTLAPPGNILDIMASIVTGMFMDGDRLDLKDPFVKVTPKEDQKLTEINESGQCIWRASEEEKCIAVWIDYKNNNAKLIDILLFYTDELHKYFEKLDGSWKEIDEEEYKLLQSLQDKDP, from the coding sequence ATGAATGTTATCGCATTATTCTTACTCATACAGACTGTTCTGCAGGCATGTGCTTCGCCGGTAAATTTGGATGTTGGCAGTACCAACCACCCGGACTTTTTCCTGGAAACTGAACAGGAATGCACATTGACTAGGAGCGTTTATAGACCTAAAAGGGGTAGAGCAGAAGTTAGAGTATCGCACAGAGGAGGACTCCTGTGGAGTACAGGAGAGAAGGACgaatgtgtaaatgtgcaagTCTTCTCCAGGGACAAGTTAcctctcttcctccacattGTATTCACAAGAAATGATGTACTTGAGGATGCCTATTATGTAtacaagaagaaatggGAGATGTGTAACGAGAATGCATTCAAAGAGGCACTGGAAAGGGAGAGAATACAGACCTTGAAGATCGACTCTCCTAACCCATTACTTGGGACTTTACAGAGAAATGACACTTTAATCGGAGAAGAAACGTTTGTATCTGACgataaatgcagtattGGCAAAGTGGAACATAATGGAAAGACTTTATGGGagggaagaagaggagatTCATTCCTCTCATACATGCTCATTTCAGAGAATGGAAAGGCGAGTCTACTTAATTTAATGTATAAAAGGGACGGCAAACAGTTTGAATTATACTACCACTATAGTGGAGACTGGATTGCGTATACAGGTGAGTATAGGGATGCCTTTGACAAGAGAGAGAAAAACATTCTGGAGATCAACTTCCCTAATTCATTACTCGGAAATCTGACAAAGTACGGAGATCCAGCATACGAGGCTATATTCATCTCTAATAACGAATTTAGAATTACCAAACTGAGGGATAATGGAATTACTATATGGGAGGCTAAAGAAGGGGAATGTTTTATTTATTCTAAacaatttttggataatgGCAAAGCAACTCTTCTCCAATTGGTATCAACCAGTAGCAAATACTTTTATGAGCTTTCTGATGGCacatggaagaagattacGAAAAAAGAATTTGAGCAACAGTcaatggtaaaaatggCCATCGATGTAGGTAACCGGAAGAATGGCGCATATAAAGTCTTTGAACACCAATTTCTCAATGTTCCTGCAACAAAGTTCACTTCAAACACAAATACAAGGCTCGTATATGATTCTGGAAGACTCGTTTATAAAGTGCGTTCAGGATTTAAACTGAACAAGGTAACCCTTTATAACACAGGCACACATATTttgatggatataaatTATACTGAATTCGACGAAGAAAATCATGctcattttataaaaactAATGGGTTATGGAAGACGATCCTAGGAACTGACTTTGACAAAATATTGCAAAGGGTTACGACTCCAATAATACCAAATCAAATATCTCTAGACATTAGAATTCCAGATGAAAGGATTTGTAGAATAGAGAATACAGGGGATCCAGTCTGTGAGAGAGTTATaattccaaagaatgaatatcGTGTAACAAAGGTAACTGATGGGAAAAATACCATTTGGGAAGCCAGCGGAGAcaaacacattttaaaagCAACGGTTTACTTGGAGAATGGACAACCTGTTCTTTTAACCTTGAAGCATTCAAACGTTGAAAGAAACTACAAATTCTCAAATGGTTCGTGGAGTAAAGTTAGTTGTAACTGCACCTTTAACCGTAAAGTTAAGGGCCTAAAGGGTAGAGTAGCTAGCAAAGTAATGGATGAAAGAAAAACGATTGACGTGAATAAAAGGGAGAGCACCTTTTACAGTTGCTCAGAGTACATTGAATGTGGTATTCCTACGGTCTCCTTTACTCCAAGAGAAAAAGTTATGGCCATCAAGGATGGACATAATATCATTCACagatttgaaaaggaagtAGAAAATCCAACCATACGTCTACATGTTGCAAAGTACCTCAAACTACTCGCTGTAAGTTATCTACAACATAACAGATTCAAGAGTAATGCCACTATTAATCTCCATTTCGAAAATGTACACGGCATATGGAGAAGCATTGACCATGACAGATTCACAGAACTATTCAGAGATGCTTCAGAAAAGCTTATAGCGGATGCTCTGGAGAAGGATACAGAAAACACTCTTGCTAATTCCAGAAAGGGGAGTAAATCTTTGGAAAGGTCACATTATAAAGATTGTACTTTAGCACCTCCCGGAAATATTCTGGATATAATGGCAAGTATAGTCACAGGTATGTTTATGGATGGCGATAGATTAGATTTAAAAGATCCCTTTGTCAAGGTTACCCCCAAAGAGGATCAGAAACTCACAGAAATCAACGAATCCGGGCAATGCATCTGGAGAGCctctgaagaagaaaaatgtATAGCAGTTTGGATAGACTATAAAAACAATAATGCAAAGCTCATTGATATTTTGCTCTTCTATACGGATGAACTTcacaagtactttgagaagcTAGATGGATCATGGAAAGAgattgatgaagaagaatataaattatTACAATCTCTACAGGACAAAGATCCGTAG
- a CDS encoding hypothetical protein (encoded by transcript BEWA_048570A): MVYYNGDTGSNVPLLIYILQSDDRHRWICRHFGDITWQEYNDSSLTSDTDSKNIKSLLEQLSTPHVTIDLDNCATYNPKGNSHKFDVEKSQVTSSGYYQFTHTKNSSNGEPFTVKSVVHGQGNVLDGIQPSDKLTNISGHYYGDNPSDEKKLLLVGLLKKNGSNKYVYYSRPLVSGGSWTKIVRTNNQTTALNEDELKPMLDALKKAHFPDSPTTTIVGSSIGTGTIGAGITGLVVWKGPALLSALKTLL; this comes from the coding sequence atGGTTTACTATAATGGCGATACTGGGAGTAATGTACCACTCCTGATATACATCCTGCAGAGTGATGATAGACACAGGTGGATATGTAGACACTTTGGAGATATCACCTGGCAGGAGTATAATGATAGTTCTCTAACCAGTGATACAGACAGTAAGAATATTAAGTCTCTCCTTGAACAACTCTCCACTCCTCACGTTACCATAGATCTCGATAACTGTGCTACATATAATCCAAAGGGGAATAGTCATAAATTTGATGTTGAAAAGTCTCAGGTCACTAGCTCTGGGTACTACCAGTTTACACATACCAAGAATAGCAGTAATGGAGAACCTTTTACAGTTAAGAGTGTTGTGCACGGTCAAGGAAATGTGTTAGATGGTATACAACCTTCTGATAAACTAACCAACATTTCTGGCCATTACTATGGAGACAATCCATCAGATGAGAAGAAACTTTTATTGGTAGGACTACTGAAAAAGAACGGTTCCAACAAgtatgtatattatagCAGACCACTTGTTAGCGGAGGCTCATGGACAAAGATTGTTAGAACTAATAATCAAACAACAGCACTCAATGAAGATGAACTAAAACCAATGTTGGATGCTCTTAAAAAGGCACACTTTCCTGACTCTCCTACTACCACCATCGTTGGGTCATCTATTGGAACTGGAACAATAGGAGCCGGGATTACAGGCCTTGTTGTCTGGAAGGGACCTGCTTTACTTTCAGCACTAAAGACTCTGCTTTAG
- a CDS encoding hypothetical protein (encoded by transcript BEWA_048610A), giving the protein MRACPSACVVSSPALFSVNLISPSYRNVPYRNFSIATVKMNVLLYLLLSCAGHCVVLDIQGADPGVFDSQEQLVGGVKVTEFSARAGGGLATDASAVVGEDAITKVVSGDAHVWKTNGPICNKVWAFSTGSAVDFLRLELDSETQGKLYVHYELEEGVFVPIALEQFEKKVGAAGQIAVTVDISQSVEAAHNLNARREASLRTSKSVIDGVVLEEYYPKRGFRLAKIVDGDDVLFRSEVSGCAALTVASFNGEKKLASLYIPGEKVKDANFLHLEKGENGWQQVDFKAYQQRYQELKKTIPKVGSFELDLANPDLSVAHVNEVKDGKLDVRVSFPLPGCLVDRVKHGDSVLWAAKKGERYIGAMATAGGLKKAVVLSFKDASENQRELFFLEQEGELTGCTKEEFEAFMKEVAPNMTELPMV; this is encoded by the coding sequence ATGCGCGCATGTCCCTCGGCATGTGTAGTCTCGTCTCCTGCCCTCTTCAGTGTAAATTTAATTTCACCTTCATATCGCAACGTCCCTTATCGCAATTTCTCTATCGCAACTGTAAAGATGAATGTTTTGCTCTATTTGCTCTTATCTTGCGCTGGTCACTGTGTCGTCCTGGACATCCAGGGTGCAGATCCCGGCGTCTTTGACTCCCAGGAGCAGCTGGTCGGGGGGGTCAAGGTGACTGAGTTCTCGGCCAGAGCAGGCGGCGGATTGGCTACAGACGCCTCAGCTGTGGTTGGAGAGGACGCCATCACTAAAGTCGTCTCTGGAGATGCTCACGTCTGGAAGACCAACGGACCCATCTGCAACAAGGTCTGGGCCTTTTCCACAGGTTCAGCTGTTGATTTCCTACGTCTGGAACTCGATAGTGAAACTCAGGGTAAACTCTACGTCCACTACGAGTTGGAGGAGGGCGTCTTTGTGCCAATCGCACTTGAGCAGTTTGAAAAGAAGGTGGGCGCCGCTGGACAGATTGCAGTCACAGTCGACATTTCTCAGTCCGTTGAAGCCGCTCACAACCTGAATGCACGCAGGGAAGCTTCCTTGAGGACGTCAAAGAGCGTCATCGATGGAGTAGTCCTTGAAGAGTACTACCCAAAGAGAGGATTCCGCCTCGCAAAGATCGTGGACGGAGATGATGTACTCTTCAGGTCTGAGGTCTCTGGCTGCGCAGCCCTCACTGTCGCCAGCTTCAACGGAGAGAAGAAGTTGGCATCACTCTACATCCCAGGAGAAAAGGTAAAAGATGCCAACTTCTTGCACCTCGAAAAGGGCGAGAATGGATGGCAACAGGTGGATTTCAAGGCATACCAGCAGAGGTACCAGGAACTCAAGAAGACCATCCCCAAGGTAGGCTCTTTTGAACTTGATTTGGCAAACCCAGACCTCTCTGTCGCCCATGTGAATGAAGTCAAGGACGGAAAGCTGGACGTCAGAGTTAGCTTCCCACTCCCAGGATGCCTGGTTGACAGGGTCAAGCATGGCGACAGTGTGCTCTGGGCAGCCAAGAAGGGAGAAAGGTACATTGGCGCCATGGCCACTGCCGGCGGTCTCAAGAAGGCCGTCGTCCTCTCCTTTAAGGACGCTAGTGAAAACCAGAGAGAATTGTTCTTTTTGGAACAAGAAGGAGAATTGACTGGATGCACCAAGGAGGAATTCGAAGCATTTATGAAGGAAGTTGCCCCAAACATGACGGAACTTCCAATGGTATAG
- a CDS encoding signal peptide containing protein (encoded by transcript BEWA_048620A) → MKFPHVFSLALIVVDGGVTLWEGKGEERCTGVSSKSVGDSVLLTLSVLPPGGKLGLRYYVKHNGEWRALNNGFNLARYEELQKAADAAKAAELEEEGDSDYDSDEEGDSEGDGDEEVEEVEEEELTETHVPHLYEASENGGTGE, encoded by the exons ATGAAGTTCCCTCATGTGTTCTCACTAGCACTTATA GTTGTAGATGGTGGAGTTACTCTCTGGGAAGGCAAAGGAGAAGAGAGATGCACCGGAGTATCCTCAAAGTCTGTGGGCGACTCTGTCCTTCTCACCCTCTCCGTCTTACCACCTGGCGGCAAACTCGGACTCAGGTACTACGTCAAACATAATGGAGAGTGGAGGGCTTTAAACAACGGGTTTAATCTCGCCAGGTATgaagaactccaaaaagCAGCAGACGCTGCAAAAGCTGCCGAGCTAGAAGAGGAAGGTGACTCAGACTATGATAGTGATGAAGAAGGAGACTCCGAAGGAGACGGGGATGAAGAGGTAGAAGAAGTCGAAGAGGAAGAGCTTACTGAGACACATGTACCTCACCTATATGAAGCTTCCGAAAATGGAGGTACAGGAGAATAA